ATCGTCGTCGAAAACACGCAGCACAGCCGTCTTGCGCGCCAGAACTTCTGCGTCGGCCTCAGTATCGGAATGGGTAACACCGACCAGTATCACGAACCCCGACTCGACAGCCCCGCTGACTCGTCCTTCCACCGTGACGCTGCCGCGAGTGACCCGTTGTAGCAATGCCCGCATAGTCTTCCTTCCGGGTCGTCCGGGTCTTGCGCCCACGCTGCGTCTCCGCCGTTCCGGTTCAAGAACGCGGACTCCTTGCGACTTGTCTCGTGAGCGTGACGACTCTAGTCAAGCGCGTCGATTGTGCGATAATAGCCGCCTGCATAGTAGCCTAAACTTGAAATTCTGCCATGTCTCAACTGTCTGTCATCAGTGCCGATAATTCTCTTTCGATCGAACTTCACCCCGACCGTTGGCGGTTGGTTCACCTCGACAGCGCCAACCTTGGACGCGTCGTGTTCGAGGCGATTGTGGGTGAACATCCGGTTACGAGCGCGGATTTCGCCTCCCAGCGCCGACTCCCAGTCGACGGCCTGCCCGCCAACGCGGTGACCGGCGTCGTTCTGGGCTGGTCGCCGAAGCTGGGCGCCTGGCAGCTCGGACTCGTATTTACACCCGAATTCGCTGAAAGCCGCGGAAGCCGGTGGTGCGAGCTGGCGCGCTGGCGTGATCCCGATGCGTCGCTGCGTGGAATGGCCGCAAACCGAGCCGCCCAGTCGCTGGCACGTGTCCTAAAGCACCCCCTCAAGGTCATTCCTCCCCGCATTGAGGCTGATGAAGACGCAATTGCCGCCGCGCCCCCAAAGCCGCTTCCGGGTTTGCCGCTCGATTTTGGGACGTGGAAACTGGAGCAAGAGGGTAATGGTCTGGTTTTCAAACTGTCCGGAAAGTGGACCCGGACGCGGATTGGCCGCATCGCGTGGTATTCCCTGTGGCTGATCGTATTTATCGTTCTCTCGGTACTTTCGCTGACTGTCAAGCTTGCGCTGCCGAATGCTGGAACGCTGCTCCCGGTACCGCAGGCGCTCCCATTCATGGGGCTGTTTGTCGCGTTAGTGTTGGGGGGACTCATCATCAAGAATGTCCTTGAGTTGGTGGGACAGCCTAACCGAGTCACGGTTAACCCGAATGCCCGTACTGTGATCGCGGCACGCGGAACTGCAACCCGCTGGACGATGACGGCGCATCACATCGAGGGCGTGTATGTCTCAGAAATCCTGGGGACACGCGGCAGGCATCTGTTTTCGCAGTATGGCGAGCTTAATCTGCAGCTGGATAAGCGCAATTTTCGTAACGTGCTCATCACCGACAACGAGAGCGACCTGGGCAACCACAACGGCAAGCGTGTAGAAACAGCTGTCGTGCCATTGACTCAGAATGACGTGCAGTCGCCTCTCTCGGCGGCGGCGATCTATGTCGCACAGGCGTTAGGCGGTATTCCAGCGTGGTATGATCAGCGTAGCGGTTAATCAAAGCATTACGTGCAAGTTGCCCGACATTAAAGCGGTTTTAATACTTCAACTTTACGATTGGCTGTATTCTGAGAAAACTCTCTGCAGCCAATCGGTATTGGCCACTCACTCTATAGAGCATTAGGAAGATCATTATGACGTCCCAACGTCCCCTCATCCTTTTCACAAACGACGACGGCATCGATTCTCCGGGACTGTGGGCGTCGGCTGGTGCATTCATTGATATCGCAGACATCCTGATTGTTGCCCCAATTGAGCAGCAGTCAGGAACCGGGCGCAGCCTGCCAATCAGCAGCCGCGGAAACATTGTCGAACGCGAACTGATGGTTGGCGGTCAGAAGATGGTTGGTTATGGAGTTGGCGGTACGCCGGCGCAGGCCGTCCAGCACGGCGTCTACGAACTGGCCGGACGCTGGCCCGCACTGGTCGTTAGCGGGATCAATTACGGCGAAAACGTGGGCAATGGTGTGACGATCAGCGGCACCGTCGGCGCAGCGCTGGAAGCAGCCTGCCTTGGAATCCCGTCGGTGGCGGTTTCACTGCAGGTTGCTAAGGATCTGCACCTTAGTTATTCGCGGGAAGTCAACTTCTCGGCCGCCGCCTACTTCACACGATTTTTCGGGGAGTGGCTGCTTAACAGCAACGAGCGCCCGGACGATGTCGAAGTGCTCAAGATCGAAGTTCCGCAGCATGCCACGCCCGACACCGAGTGGAAGGTCACACGGGTCAGCAAAAAGCGCCTGTTCTGGCCGGTGCGCCCCGCACGCCGCGACTTTGCGGGCGACGGCTACGTTGGTTATGCGGCCAACCTGGACCCCTCAACCGCCGAACCGGACAGCGACATTTACACGGTGCTGCATCAAGGGCTAGTGTCGGTTTCGCCGGTAAGCTTCGACCTGACTGCGCGTACTGATCGGGCTGGTCTGCGCGAGAAGCTGAACGGTGGAAACGCTCTGGTGACCGGAGCAGTCGATCGGGCAAACGGTAAACACCGACGCTAACGAATCCCTCCCCAATGCGCGTCACACGACCTATAATCGATGCATCCTGATTCAGCCTGAAAACGGAGTAGATTGCTCATGCTGCGGCGATTCCTTTTGTATTTGTCGATGGCAGGCTGGGCACGCGCCCTGATGTCGCATTTCTTCCTGGCGCGAAGGGTGGCACGCCGTTTCGTGGCTGGGGAAACGCTGGAAGACGCGCTAAACGTCACCCGAAAGCTCAAGAGCGAGGGATTGCTGGTGTCGCTCGATTATCTGGGCGAAAGCGTCAACAAGGCGGAAGATACAGCAGAGGTAGTCGACACCTATCTCAGTTTGATTTCGTCCATCAGGAAAGAGCGGTTGGGCAGCAGCGTATCGCTCAAGCTGACCCATCTCGGACTCGATATCAGCGAAGACCTGTGTATCAACAATATGCGCGCGCTGCTGACTGCCGCCAAAGACGCTGAAGTGCCGGTCACGATTGACATGGAAAGCAGCGCGTATACCGAAAAGACTATTGAGGTCTACCGCCGATTGAGGGACGAGTACGGTTTTTCCAACGTCGGCACAGTGATACAGTCGTATCTTTACCGCAGTCGCGAAGACATGCGTGCGTTCGCCGCTGAAGGCAGCCATATCCGCTTATGCAAGGGCGCCTATCTTGAATCGGCTACGGTCGCATTTGCGGAGAAAGCCGACGTAGACGAGCAGTATCGCGAAATTGTCGACGAGTACATCCAGAATCCGGCCTCGTATCTTTGCATCGCTACTCATGACGAGAAGATGATACAGGCTGCTAAGGTGAGCATTGCCAAGCACATCGTCCCCAAGACGCGATTCGAGTTCCAGATGCTGTACGGCATCCGCAGTCAGCGTCAGCACGAACTGTCGAGTGAGGGGTTTATAGTTCGCGTCTATGTACCGTTTGGCGAAGCCTGGTATCCCTATTTCATGCGGCGGTTGGCAGAACGTCCCGCGAATTTGTGGTTCTTTGCCAAAAGCCTGTTCTCTAGCTAAAGTCTGAATTCCTCCACAGGCGTTTGAGCGAGCGCCATTGGCCGGTTCACCGATAAGGCAAGAGGTTTCGCGATGTCAGACGATTTTCAGTTACAGCATGATGAGTGGTTTTATCCTTCAGACGCAGTAAAAGCGGCGGCAAACATCCAGGACTATGACGCCGTCTATGCTGAAGCCAAGGACGACATAGAGGGGTTCTGGGCCAGGCGCGCTGATGCGCTTGAGTGGTATGCGCCGTGGTCGCAAGTTCTGGATCGCAGTAATGCCCCGTTCTTCAAATGGTTCGTTGACGCCAAAACCAACATCGTACACAACGCACTCGACCGGCATATTGCAGCGGGACGCGGAAACAAGGTTGCCTACCACTGGGAAGGCGAACCCGGTGATACGCTTACCATTACGTATGCGTGGCTCAACGAACAGGTCTGCAAATTCGCCAATGTCCTTCGCGGCCTCGGAGTCAAGAAGGGCGACACGGTTACCATCTATATGGGGCGCGTGCCGGAGATCATTGCTGCGATGCTTGCCGTGGCTAAGGTCGGCGCGACTCATAGTGTTGTCTACGGCGGCTTCAGCGAAAACGCCCTTGCGGACCGCATCAACGATGCCCAGAGCCGCGTGCTAGTGACGTGTGATGGCGCATGGCTGCGTGGAAAGATCGTACAGTTGAAGGGCATCGCAGATGATGCCGTTGCCAAGGCACCCAGTATTCAGCATGTCGTTGTCGTCAAGCGCACGGGCCACGAGGTCAATATGACCGCTGGACGCGACGTGTGGTGGCATGATGTCATGGCACAGGCCAGCGCGGAAGCCTACACCGAGCAGATGGACGCCGAAGACCCGTTGTTCATTCTGTATACCAGCGGGACGACCGGAAAACCCAAGGGAATTCTGCACACCCACGGCGGCTACCAGGTCTACACAAGCACGACGCTCTCGTGGGTATTTGACCTGAAAGATGACGATGTTTACTGGTGCGCCGCTGATCCAGGTTGGATTACCGGACACAGCTACATTGTGTATGCCCCCCTGATCCTGGGTGCGACCAGCCTGATGTATGAGGGTGCTCCGACGTTCCCCAGCACGGACCGCTGGTGGGAACTGGTCGCCAAATATAAGGTCTCGATCCTTTATTGTGCACCGACTGCCATTCGCGGCCTGATGCGCTACGGGGAAGAACCGCCGAGCAAACATGACCTCTCAAGCCTGAGACTACTAGGCAGCGTTGGCGAGCCGATCAATCCCGAAGCATGGCGCTGGTATTTCCGGGTGATCGGCCACGAGCGCTGCCCGATTATGGATACCTGGTGGCAGACAGAAACCGGCGGCTTCATGATTACACCCCTGCCGGTCGTACCGCTGAAGCCGGGAAGCGCTACGAGACCGTTCCCTGGTATTGAAGTAGATGTAGTCGACGAGGAAGGAAACCCCTGTCCTCCAAACGTGGATGGGCTACTGGTTATCAAACAACCGTGGCCGTCAATGCTGCGTACGATATACGGCGATCCCGATCGCTATATCGCCCAGTATTGGAGCCGATTCCCCGAACAAGGCTGGTATCTGGCTGGCGACTCGGCACGCAAAGACGAGGATGGCTACATCTGGGTCATTGGCCGTGTGGACGACGTCATCAAAGTCAGCGGCTACCGGCTGGGCACGGCTGAAGTCGAAAGCGGCCTGGTCAGTCATGCGATGGTCGCCGAAGCAGCGGTGATTGGCATCCCTGACGATGTGCGTGGGAATGTGATCTACGCATACTGCATATTGGTGGCCGGCCAGGCGGGATCGGATGCATTGGCTGAGGAGCTAAAGGATCACATCCGCAAGGAGATCGGGCCGATTGCCGTGCCGAGCAAGATAGAATTCGTGTCGGCACTGCCCAAGACGCGTAGCGGTAAAATCATGCGCCGCGTCCTAAAAGCCAGGGCGACGGGTGCGCCCGAAGGCGATATCAGCACGCTAGAGGAATAGCCCACACCGCAGGCAGACCATACTCTGAAGCTGCGCGCCATTGACCACTTCATAACTGGACACGAAACACGGCTCATCCTGAATTTGAGGATGAGCCGTGTTTTTGGCAGCGGCGGGCAAGCAGTCTGGTTATATGTCCGCGCCATCGCTATTCCAAAAGAGGCGCGGCTCGTGATCGTTTAGTCGTCATATCCGTTCGGGTGCGCGGAATGCCAGTTCCATGCCGTGCGTACGATGGTTGCCAGGTCTGTGTAGCGCGGCGTCCAGCCCAGTTCAGCCTTGATTTTGGTACTGTCTGCGACCAGCACGGGCAAGTCCCCGGCACGGCGTCCGACCATCACGACCGGAATCTCTGTCTCCGTAATCCTTCGGGCGGTTTCAATCACTTCCATCACGGAGTAGCCACTGCCACTGCCGAGGTTATAGACGCGACTCTGGCCATCTTTGAGTGCTTCCAGAGCGAGGATGTGTGCGTCCGCAAGATCTGTGACGTGAACGTAATCGCGGATGCAGGTACCATCAGGCGTATCGTAGTCCGTCCCGTAAACATCCACTTGTTCGCGTTTACCCAGGGCAACCTGCAAAATCAGCGGAATGAGGTGCGTCTCCGGATCGTGGTCTTCACCGATCTTACCCTCCATCTGCGCACCGCTGGCATTGAAATAGCGCAGACAACACGACTTCAGCCCATAGATCCGATCCATCCACATCAGGAGACGTTCGCCGATGTACTTGGTCTCGCCGTACACGCTGCCAGGAATGAGTTTCTCGTCTTCGGTAATGGGCAGATGTTCCGGGTTGTCGTAGAGGTTAGCGGTCGACGAAAGTATGAAACGGTTGACGCCGGTGCTTGTGCAGGCATCCAACAGGTTAATCATGGCGCTGACGTTATCACGCAGGTACTTAAATGGATCGCGCATCGACTCGCCGACCTGGATATGCGAGGCAAAGTGCAGCACCCCATCGAACGGGGGCAGGTTCATCCGAGCATGCGAGGCGAAAAATGCCGCCAGCGCTGGCATGTCAAGCAAGTCGCCGCGAAAGAATTCGGCACGGGGATGCACCGCATCGCGATGTCCGGCACTCAAGTTATCGTACACAACAACGTTGTGCCCCTGCTCGATCAGTTCGTATACAACATGGCTGCCGATATAGCCTGCGCCACCCGATACCAAGACCTTCATTTGGGAACATCCTTTGGTTGACACCTGACTGGTTTTATACAGGACCGCATAGCCAGAACCTCACGGCGGGGGGGGGGCGTAACGAGATACACCCGGTACTTCGACCGCGACGCGGAACATCCGGTCGCCCTGCCGGATCTGCACATCGGCTCCCAGGTCACGCTGCACCGCCCACAATGCCTGCACGGCACCCCCGGTATACCAGTAGCGCTCTGCCGAAAGCGTAGAGAGATCGATTCCGTTCGCCGCGTTCCAGTCCGTACTGGGCATGTTGTCATTGTAGGAGATTGTCTGGGCAGACACATAGGCTCCTGTGGGCAGGAGTTCGGCAGGCGCATCCGCAACGGCGCGGCAGCGCTCAGTCGCAGAGCGATAGAAGTCCTCTGGCCAGCCTCCGAGTGCATCGGCACGATGTGCCTGACCATTTACGACCAGCGTCAGCGTTTCAGTCTGTGTGGGACGCAGTTCCAAGGCTAAAGCATCAAGTCCTGCCCGCTGATTGTAAATCTGGTAATTGAGGGTGAGATCTTCGACAAAGACTCGTATGGCTTCGTCACTCACGCGCTGCCACGCAATCCCCTTCCCAATACCGTCAGGGGTTGAGTAGACGACTCGGTTGTCACCGTAAATTGTGCAGTCCGCAATCTCATTGCGGCTGCCAAACGCAGCAGTGTCGATGTCGGCCGCCTCTGCGCGGAACACAACGGCAAGCGGCGAACGCTCCCAGTTGATCAGCGTGACCAGATCGGGCCGTGTCACCGGGCCAATGGGAGTAGGTACGGCGGGTGGTGACTGGCAGGCTGCCAAAATAAACATCAGAAATGCGATAATCGTTACCCGTTTGGCCATCGTCTCGCCCTTGGCGGTATGCTATCCTGCCGTAAGTATAGCGAGAGTGTATTCTCATGCTATGATGGACACAGCAATACTCACTCAACCTGGCCGAAATTCCATGCAAATTCCGCTCCCGCTGGTTAAATTGACGCGCCTGCCGATACGCTATGGCCGCCGCGTCAGACATACATCCCTACGACGCTATGCGGGACTCATTACTCTGCTGATGGTTCTCGGGCTGTGGCAGTTTCTGGTTGTCGTCAAGGCGCTTCCGGCGTATCAACTTCCCGCACCTGCCGCAGTCTGGACGGAGTTCATGGATTGGGTGCGTGGCGGAAGACTGTGGCCGCATGTCTGGACGACCAGTATTGAGGTGCTAAGCGGCCTCAGCTCCGGCGCGCTGTTCGCGCTCGTGTTAGGATATCTGATCTCTCACAGCCCGCTGTTGGAGGATTTCCTCTCCCCGATCATCGTTGCGTTGCAGTCAACCCCTGTCGTGGCCTACGCGCCATTACTGGTCTTGTGGTTTCCAGGGATTACCAGCAAGACCATCACGAGCGCGCTGATCGTGTTCTTTCCCATGCTCATGAGTACGGTAGTTGGTATCCGAAATGTCCCGCCGAGCTTAACCGACCTGATGCGTGTATCTCAGGCAACGCGGTGGCAAATGTTCACCAAACTGGAAATTCCCGCGGCACTACCGGTGCTGCTGAGCGGGCTGAAAACGGGCGCCACACTTTCAGTGATC
Above is a window of Candidatus Flexicrinis proximus DNA encoding:
- the acs gene encoding acetate--CoA ligase; this encodes MSDDFQLQHDEWFYPSDAVKAAANIQDYDAVYAEAKDDIEGFWARRADALEWYAPWSQVLDRSNAPFFKWFVDAKTNIVHNALDRHIAAGRGNKVAYHWEGEPGDTLTITYAWLNEQVCKFANVLRGLGVKKGDTVTIYMGRVPEIIAAMLAVAKVGATHSVVYGGFSENALADRINDAQSRVLVTCDGAWLRGKIVQLKGIADDAVAKAPSIQHVVVVKRTGHEVNMTAGRDVWWHDVMAQASAEAYTEQMDAEDPLFILYTSGTTGKPKGILHTHGGYQVYTSTTLSWVFDLKDDDVYWCAADPGWITGHSYIVYAPLILGATSLMYEGAPTFPSTDRWWELVAKYKVSILYCAPTAIRGLMRYGEEPPSKHDLSSLRLLGSVGEPINPEAWRWYFRVIGHERCPIMDTWWQTETGGFMITPLPVVPLKPGSATRPFPGIEVDVVDEEGNPCPPNVDGLLVIKQPWPSMLRTIYGDPDRYIAQYWSRFPEQGWYLAGDSARKDEDGYIWVIGRVDDVIKVSGYRLGTAEVESGLVSHAMVAEAAVIGIPDDVRGNVIYAYCILVAGQAGSDALAEELKDHIRKEIGPIAVPSKIEFVSALPKTRSGKIMRRVLKARATGAPEGDISTLEE
- the galE gene encoding UDP-glucose 4-epimerase GalE, whose product is MKVLVSGGAGYIGSHVVYELIEQGHNVVVYDNLSAGHRDAVHPRAEFFRGDLLDMPALAAFFASHARMNLPPFDGVLHFASHIQVGESMRDPFKYLRDNVSAMINLLDACTSTGVNRFILSSTANLYDNPEHLPITEDEKLIPGSVYGETKYIGERLLMWMDRIYGLKSCCLRYFNASGAQMEGKIGEDHDPETHLIPLILQVALGKREQVDVYGTDYDTPDGTCIRDYVHVTDLADAHILALEALKDGQSRVYNLGSGSGYSVMEVIETARRITETEIPVVMVGRRAGDLPVLVADSTKIKAELGWTPRYTDLATIVRTAWNWHSAHPNGYDD
- a CDS encoding ABC transporter permease; translation: MQIPLPLVKLTRLPIRYGRRVRHTSLRRYAGLITLLMVLGLWQFLVVVKALPAYQLPAPAAVWTEFMDWVRGGRLWPHVWTTSIEVLSGLSSGALFALVLGYLISHSPLLEDFLSPIIVALQSTPVVAYAPLLVLWFPGITSKTITSALIVFFPMLMSTVVGIRNVPPSLTDLMRVSQATRWQMFTKLEIPAALPVLLSGLKTGATLSVIGAVVGELINGSAGLGHLVRLGLSQYDIPLVFVAVILLATLAFVLYRMVAEVERRMLRWQQFD
- the surE gene encoding 5'/3'-nucleotidase SurE — translated: MTSQRPLILFTNDDGIDSPGLWASAGAFIDIADILIVAPIEQQSGTGRSLPISSRGNIVERELMVGGQKMVGYGVGGTPAQAVQHGVYELAGRWPALVVSGINYGENVGNGVTISGTVGAALEAACLGIPSVAVSLQVAKDLHLSYSREVNFSAAAYFTRFFGEWLLNSNERPDDVEVLKIEVPQHATPDTEWKVTRVSKKRLFWPVRPARRDFAGDGYVGYAANLDPSTAEPDSDIYTVLHQGLVSVSPVSFDLTARTDRAGLREKLNGGNALVTGAVDRANGKHRR
- a CDS encoding proline dehydrogenase family protein, whose product is MLRRFLLYLSMAGWARALMSHFFLARRVARRFVAGETLEDALNVTRKLKSEGLLVSLDYLGESVNKAEDTAEVVDTYLSLISSIRKERLGSSVSLKLTHLGLDISEDLCINNMRALLTAAKDAEVPVTIDMESSAYTEKTIEVYRRLRDEYGFSNVGTVIQSYLYRSREDMRAFAAEGSHIRLCKGAYLESATVAFAEKADVDEQYREIVDEYIQNPASYLCIATHDEKMIQAAKVSIAKHIVPKTRFEFQMLYGIRSQRQHELSSEGFIVRVYVPFGEAWYPYFMRRLAERPANLWFFAKSLFSS